From Carassius auratus strain Wakin chromosome 9, ASM336829v1, whole genome shotgun sequence:
TGTCCAGAGTAATGAGACTTCTAATGGATACTTCCTGGAGCGCTCCCACAGTGCCCGTATGACTTTGGCCAAGGCCTGTGAGTTGTGTCCAGAAGAGGTAAGTGATGGCTCATGCCACCCCTCATTGTCTGCAACATTAGCACCAGTATGTTTTAAAGTCTAATCATGCATGTGTGCTTCTGCCCATTAGTTGAGACGttttaataattacttatttaaatatctGAATGGTTGCCATTTAAGAACCCCTAATGTAATGTAGAGTAACACTTTATTCAAACTTCAGAAATTAGCACTTGAAATCTCTCACTATGACTGTATAATGATGGTCAGGCACATTTCAAACGTTTAACCTTTGGGAAAATAatttgaaaaggttttaaaagGAAGTCTTTTCTAATCCAGAAATGTTTAACTATAGATAGGGCTTTGAGTTTTCGACTTTTATTTCcaggttttaatttttataacGCAAAGCAGTTACAAATGTTGATATTTGCATAAATTTAAGTTTCGTTACATTTACACTTGATTTTATGCcgtagatatatttttttttaagccatttctATTGATTTGCAGAAATAAGGTGCTTTCTTTATCAAGTTTAATCAGTAGCAAATTGCCACAAATGTTAAATGTATGCAGCCATAGATGCATAATTTGTTGAAACAGTATGCAATATTAACTGCCGTTTCAAAATAGTGTCACTTAACGAAGCACGAGGTGGTATCTGAAGAGGACGCTGGCCGGAACCCGTCCTCGACACAGCAACTTTTGCCAGGGGAAGTGACAGGCCAACAACAGCACACCGTAAGACTCGTATGGCCCGGCCACACTGGTGCCATCTGCGCAACTTTTTGGGTGTTCACAGGGCTTGATGTAGACAGAACCATCTTTCCACCtccctcaaaaacaacacaaaatcaaCTGTTATTTCGTCCTCATCTCAATGTGTCCAAACTGTTTCCTTCTACACAACAAGAAGTCATAATGTGTACTAAGTGATCGAAAACTCTAAGCCTTGCTATAGTGACAGATGAGAGTTGGAGGGGTAAATTTTTTGTGTTTGGTGGTGGTTGTCCTTTTTTGGTTTGAGCTCTGACTTTTATATTTTGGGAATCCCTAAGATCAGGTCATCTAAATCTGAAAACAACCTGCGACGAAGGAAGCTTTTGTGTCCTGACGTATGACAAATTTGGACATGTGGTATCAGTTCTTATTCCATTCCTGATGATTAACTTTGAAGGAAGAACACAATCGTTCAGGAGGATGTTTAGTGTTTCTAGTCATCACCACTGTCTACTTACAGTTCATCCAGGGCAAATCCTGTCAGTCATCAGAAGCTTCCTTAAGTTAAAAACAAATTGAATCAAATTCAATGTAAGTGTTTGGTTTGTTGTTTGGTCCATTTATAGTGGTCCCTCAACTCGTCACTTTGATTTGACTAAAGTCCCGAcctaatacattttctttgttcGTCTAAAACCGGATCCAAAAGCCTTGAACTTTCCCATTTGATTGaccttttcatgtttaatattgcaAGGGGACCTCTTTATCGAGGACATAGTTCACAAATATCCCTGGTTAGTTGGAATGAAgcaaatagttttattatattttaaatcaggTGCTCAACTTCATTTGTGATGGTTGTTTTAGGAGCCTGATGAGCAGGAGGCCCTCGATGAGCAGGACACTTCTCCTCCAGAGGACACTGCTCTGTACCCTCACTCTCCAGGCACAAAGTTTCAACCGGTACTGAGCTTCAGTCACAAACCTCATGCTACTCTTAGACATCTCTTAAACACATCCTGTATTTGTGAGATTCCAAAGACTTTAATGAACTTTCTTAACTGCAAACCCATGTAGTCTCTTTACTGGGacattaattgcattaaaaaagagGGACACTGTGTTCCTGGTTTGAAAGATTGTTGTGGGAGTTTACTATTAGATGGCTAAAGATTTTAAAGGTTTTGGTCCCATTAGATGCTTCTGGGAAAAAAGTCTCTTGTACTCAAGGCAGCATTTTTTGGAATCAAATACAgcacaaatattatatttaaagtaacTACGATTTTaactttcgatcaatttaatgcatctttgctgaataaaaagtatttcAAGAATGAAAGTTTGTTGAAACATCCATTTAAACAGCACTTTTTCACTGACTAATGGCTTTTGTTTACCCCAGTTGGGAGTGTTTGCACTTTTTTGATTTGTCCTATGTGTCGTTATATAATGGCATCTCCAAGTCGAAGTAACCATAAATATAAATTCTTCCGATTGTCATGTAGTAATATGATTGTTCTTTGCATCATTTCAGCAGAATAACCTCCCGCTTACACAGCCATACACTGGCCCTGCAGCACAGCACGTCAACAATCCTCAGCGTCCAGGCCCACGAGCACAAGAGAACTGGGAGCCCCCTGAGGAGGTGCCGCCCAGCCAGACTAAAGACTAACAATATGTTGTCACACTGTCCTCCATCTGAGCTCTCCAGAAGAGATACTCGAATCCAGAGCAAGGCCAGGTCCCACCATGCTGCTCTACTCCAGAGCCCGTGTAACCAGAACATTCAGCTTCCCTCAATTTCTAACCCTGGAGCGGAGAGTCCTCTTCACCGTCTGCTCTGCAGTATTAACTGTCAAAAGTGTAACTTGCAGTGGACTGTGCATAttgtttgtaataataaaatgggCCTGTCGCACTTGTCTCAAGACAGAGGTGTACATACTATGTTAATGTTTTGACTGTTCAAACGCAACAGCGTGTGTGATGCTGTCGGGAGACTGCAGATttatgaaaatagaaaaacaacaaaaaaagaaatacaatggtgaaagacaaaaaaaataaatccctgTTTTATCCCATGCTCAGTAGTAAGGTTTGGGCCGTTTGGGTCATTCTGCTTTTGATCATACATTATATTCATGTCATAGCTTAACCGGACGTGGCACCTCGTGAGCAAGAGTTGGCCATAGTTTGTGAACAATGGGACGGTTGGGTTATGATCTTGACGTTTAGTTGATGTGAATGGGGTGATGCAACTTTATTCTGGAAATTCCTATcgcctttttttttctggtaataattcaataatttgaaAGCTCCAGCTGACACGCTGTAACATCTTAGCATGGCTTCACATCAAACTAGTATAGCCTAAGCGCGATTCTGCGCCTACTTTCTCCATGGTGATTCAGAAGAGCCCTTTTTGTTGGTCCCTTCCTCCATATCTTTTCTAGATTGATATTGCCGAAGCAATGTAAGAAGTAAGTGGCTTTACAATTGCACACGTTTCCATGGATAAATatttggcttttttattttttggtgggaTAAATGCTTAGGTTTTGATGATAGGAATTTTAGAAAGAGAAAATGTATGCAACAGTTTATGCCAGGATGACTGGAACATTAGTGGACAGAACTCGGTTTGCTTGTTTGTCtcgaccttttttttttcagacaaatgAGCTCCTGGCGATTTAGTGGGTCGCCTGACTTCATGATCCCTGTTCGCATTCGTGTACTCGAAAAGAGCCTCGGTTTGGGGATTCTTCATTTAAGGAGAGTGTACGTAAAAGCAAGAGTTGTACCATAAAATAACTGCTGGTTAGTCATGTTGCAACTTCAGTTAGTCAAGTCTCTTGGATTAAAGGAGTATAAACATCAGtagatactgtatgtatttaattGGTAacttgaatgcttttttttttcttggattttGTTGGAAAAAATACCAAATACTCCTGCAAATGAAAATATTCTGCccatcatatatttaaatattttgctgttttattttatagaatttattttgttgtatttcacTAAAAGACAAATAGAATTTGATTTAAGAGGAACATTTTTGTCCTtgtgttatttttaaagattattgaCTGTACAGAGTTCTTCGCCCTGTTTTTTGCC
This genomic window contains:
- the LOC113108181 gene encoding probable ubiquitin carboxyl-terminal hydrolase FAF-X; amino-acid sequence: MTLAKACELCPEECHLTKHEVVSEEDAGRNPSSTQQLLPGEVTGQQQHTEPDEQEALDEQDTSPPEDTALYPHSPGTKFQPQNNLPLTQPYTGPAAQHVNNPQRPGPRAQENWEPPEEVPPSQTKD